From Coffea arabica cultivar ET-39 chromosome 2e, Coffea Arabica ET-39 HiFi, whole genome shotgun sequence, the proteins below share one genomic window:
- the LOC113732567 gene encoding mediator of RNA polymerase II transcription subunit 15a isoform X16, producing MDSSSWRAPQGQMAQGPPQGGQAGGSGEVSAVPNAPPPATIDSGDWRTQLQADSRQRIVNKICAHMCRMETLKRHLPFSGQEGLQELKKIAVRFEEKIYTAATSQSDYLRKISLKMLTMETKSQNPMANPLQANAANASKNPPDQAVHGMQSQIQNQQHPMPVVSSQSQSRQQLLPQNMQTNMTSTGVQNSAILASTLPTAGNLQQAPMPNIGQNSNLQNMQSVPSVSQNPVGSSMGQVMPSNVFTNSQRQMQARQQQVVPLQQQQQTQNPQHYLYQQQLQHQYMKQKLQQGGAMAQPLMQSHIQQQQQQQNLLQPTQIQTSQQAVMQPSVMQSAPLSGLQQNQQSSMQQVTQPVIQQQSQAVLRQQQQQQQQQQQQSQQASMLHQQQTSMAQQPLLPAAQQPQQQQQQLIGQQPGATNIQHNQLIGQQNSMPDMQQQQQRLIGQQNNMQQQQLIGQQNSLSSMHQQQLAPQSSVSGLHQQSMRGTQPGNSAMPTSQHSVVMLQQSKVAVQQQMQQNATALLPSQNQQPQQPQQQMVSQIQAQPGGLQHMQQQSNALQRDMQQKIQPTGSLLQQQNVVEQQKQLFQPQRAHPEASSTSLDSTAQTGNASGGDWQEEVYQKIKSMKDMYFLELNDMYMKIAGKLQQHDSLPQQPRNEQIEKLKFFKLMLERLIGFLRCTKNDIQISHKEKLASIEKQIINILSTNRPRRPVSLQQVQLAQQQMSNMQHSQPQTQIPQMQPQENQMNQQMQPMNVQSSITPMQPNSLTSLQQNTLSSVPPVSNLQQNMMSTLQPASTLDPGQSNTHPLQQVAISSLQQNTASGPQTMNINSLSSQSGMTALQSNLINALQPNSTMIHNQQLKQQEQQMLQTQQLKQQLHPRQLQQQLLQRQQLMQQQQQQQQQQLQQQPQQHQQMKPQQQPSQLPGHQMSPLHQVTDSSDLKVRPQISVKTGVFQQHHTNSQRAAYHHQQLKSGSPFPISSPQVLQAASPQVPPHASPQIDQQSMQTSIAKTGTPLQAANSPFVVPSPSTPLAPSPMPSESEKLNSGISSLSNAGNIGPSHATTVSAAAQSLAIGTPGISASPLLAEFTSLDGAHVNTSTALPCKPHTVEKPHERLIKAVQSISNKALVASVDDISSVVSMVDRIAGSAPGNGSRAAVGEDLVAMTKCRLQARNFFTQDGPTGTKKMRRSTSAMPSNVVSSVGSVNDSMRQLNSSDAFELESTATSSIRRPRNEANHALVEEIHEINRHLIDTVVDISDEDVDPIAVAAADGGEGTIVKCSFSAVALSPNLKSQYASARM from the exons ATGGATAGCAGCAGTTGGAGGGCGCCTCAAGGCCAGATGGCTCAGGGTCCTCCTCAAGGTGGTCAAGCAGGCGGCAGTGGAGAAGTATCGGCTGTCCCAAATGCACCTCCGCCGGCTACTATTGACAGCGGCGATTGGAGGACTCAACTCCAAGCTGATTCTCGTCAAAGAATCGTAAATAAGAT ATGTGCTCACATGTGCAGAATGGAGACTTTGAAGAGGCATCTGCCATTCTCTGGACAAGAGGGACTGCAAGAACTTAAGAAAATTGCTGTGAGGTTTGAGGAAAAGATTTATACTGCAGCAACTAGCCAG TCAGATTATTTGAGAAAGATATCTTTGAAGATGCTGACAATGGAAACTAAGTCCCAAAATCCCATGGCTAATCCTTTACAAGCTAATGCTGCCAATGCAAGCAAAAATCCTCCAGACCAAG CTGTCCATGGCATGCAATCCCAAATTCAGAACCAGCAACATCCCATGCCAGTGGTGAGCAGCCAATCACAATCCCGACAACAGCTGTTACCGCAAAACATGCAGACTAATATGACATCAACTGGAGTCCAGAATTCTGCTATTTTGGCTTCTACACTTCCAACTGCTGGTAATTTGCAGCAGGCTCCCATGCCTAATATTGGTCAGAACTCCAATTTGCAGAACATGCAGAGTGTTCCCAGTGTTTCTCAGAACCCAGTAGGGAGTTCCATGGGACAGGTGATGCCTTCAAATGTTTTCACTAATTCTCAAAGACAGATGCAGGCTAGACAACAACAGGTTGTTCCCTTGCAGCAACAACAGCAGACACAGAATCCACAGCATTATCTTTATCAACAACAGCTGCAGCATCAGTACATGAAACAAAAGTTACAACAAGGAGGAGCAATGGCACAGCCCCTTATGCAATCTCATatccagcagcagcagcagcagcaaaacCTTTTGCAACCAACTCAAATTCAAACCTCCCAGCAAGCTGTTATGCAGCCATCTGTAATGCAGTCAGCTCCTCTATCTGGCCTCCAGCAGAATCAACAGTCTTCTATGCAACAAGTGACTCAACCAGTAATTCAGCAGCAGTCTCAAGCAGTTTTgaggcagcagcagcagcaacagcaACAACAGCAGCAACAGTCACAACAGGCTTCCATGTTGCATCAGCAGCAAACCTCCATGGCTCAACAGCCATTACTGCCTGCAGCACAGCAGCCGcagcaacagcagcagcagctgaTTGGGCAGCAGCCTGGTGCTACAAATATTCAACACAACCAGCTGATTGGCCAACAGAATAGCATGCCTGATATGCAGCAACAGCAACAAAGGCTGATAGGCCAGCAGAACAAtatgcagcagcagcagctaaTAGGTCAACAGAACAGCCTTTCGAGTATGCATCAACAACAGTTGGCCCCTCAAAGTAGCGTTTCTGGGCTCCATCAGCAGTCAATGCGAGGGACTCAACCTGGTAACTCTGCCATGCCGACAAGTCAGCATTCTGTCGTCATGTTACAGCAATCTAAGGTTGCGGTACAGCAACAAATGCAGCAGAATGCAACAGCATTGCTACCAAGCCAAAATCAACAGCCACAGCAACCGCAGCAGCAGATGGTATCACAGATTCAAGCACAACCAGGGGGCCTACAACATATGCAGCAGCAGTCAAATGCGTTGCAAAGAGATATGCAGCAAAAGATTCAACCTACAGGTTCTTTGCTTCAACAGCAGAATGTTGTAGAACAGCAGAAGCAGTTATTTCAGCCACAAAGAGCCCATCCTGAGGCATCATCAA CTTCGTTAGATTCAACAGCTCAGACGGGGAATGCAAGTGGTGGAGATTGGCAGGAGGAGGTTTATCAAAAG attaaatccatgaaggacaTGTATTTCCTGGAATTAAATGACATGTAcatgaaaattgctggaaagCTGCAACAG CATGATTCTCTTCCTCAACAACCGAGAAATGAGCAGATTGAAAAGCTCAAATTCTTTAAGCTCATGCTGGAACGCCTAATAGGATTCTTGCGATGTACCAAGAATGACATTCAGATCAGTCACAAGGAGAAGTTGGCTTCCATTGAAAAACAGATAATCAATATTCTTTCTACAAATCGGCCCCGGAGGCCCGTTTCTTTGCAACAAGTGCAACTTGCCCAACAGCAAATGTCCAACATGCAGCACTCTCAGCCTCAGACTCAAATTCCTCAAATGCAGCCCCAGGAAAATCAAATGAACCAACAGATGCAGCCAATGAATGTACAGAGTTCCATAACACCAATGCAGCCAAATAGCTTGACCAGCCTGCAACAGAACACATTGTCCTCTGTGCCACCAGTTTCGAATTTGCAACAGAATATGATGAGTACCCTACAGCCTGCTTCGACTTTGGACCCAGGACAAAGTAATACTCACCCGTTGCAGCAGGTAGCTATAAGCTCTTTACAGCAGAATACTGCCAGTGGTCCTCAAACAATGAACATAAATTCTTTATCATCGCAAAGTGGCATGACTGCGCTGCAATCAAACCTCATTAATGCTCTACAGCCTAATTCGACTATGATTCATAACCAGCAGCTAAAACAACAGGAGCAGCAAATGTTGCAAACCCAGCAATTGAAACAACAATTGCATCCCCGTCAGCTGCAGCAGCAGCTTTTGCAAAGACAACAGCTAATGCAacaacagcagcagcaacaacaacAGCAGCTGCAGCAGCAACCACAACAGCACCAACAAATGAAGCCACAGCAGCAGCCTTCACAGCTGCCTGGACACCAAATGTCACCACTACATCAGGTAACTGATTCAAGTGACTTGAAGGTGAGACCGCAGATAAGTGTTAAAACAGGTGTTTTCCAGCAACACCATACCAACAGCCAGCGAGCGGCGTATCATCACCAACAGTTGAAGTCGGGAAGCCCATTTCCTATTTCTTCACCACAAGTCCTTCAGGCAGCATCGCCTCAGGTTCCCCCGCATGCTTCCCCTCAAATTGATCAGCAGAGTATGCAGACGTCTATAGCAAAAACTGGAACTCCACTGCAGGCTGCAAATTCACCCTTTGTGGTCCCATCTCCTTCGACTCCCTTGGCTCCATCACCTATGCCTAGCGAGTCAGAAAAACTAAATTCTGGCATTTCATCCCTCTCAAATGCTGGAAATATTGGACCCTCGCATGCAACTACTGTGTCTGCAGCAGCCCAATCACTAGCAATTGGCACTCCTGGGATATCAGCTTCGCCATTGCTTGCGGAATTTACGAGTTTGGATGGAGCTCATGTCAACACATCAACTGCATTGCCCTGCAAGCCACATACTGTAGAGAAGCCACATGAACGGTTGATTAAAGCG GtacaatcaatttcaaataaagCATTGGTTGCCTCCGTTGATGATATAAGCTCAGTTGTCAGTATGGTTGATAGGATAGCTGGATCTGCACCAGGCAATGGATCAAGAGCTGCTGTTGGTGAGGATTTGGTCGCAATGACAAAATGTCGCTTGCAAGCAAGAAACTTTTTCACACAAGATGGACCGACTGGAACAAAGAAAATGAGGCGCTCTACGAGTGCAATGCCTTCCAATGTTGTTTCATCTGTTGGTAGTGTGAATGACAGTATGAGGCAGTTAAACAGTTCTGATGCCTTTGAATTGGAATCCACAGCTACATCAAGTATCAGAAGGCCAAGGAATGAG GCCAACCATGCCCTTGTGGAAGAGATACATGAGATAAATCGACACCTCATAGATACTGTGGTTGATATCAGCGATGAAGATGTTGATCCAATTGCAGTAGCTGCAGCTGATGGTGGTGAAGGGACCATTGTCAAGTGCTCTTTCAGTGCTGTAGCTCTTAGCCCAAACCTGAAATCACAGTATGCTTCAGCACGGATG TAA